In the Brassica napus cultivar Da-Ae chromosome A7, Da-Ae, whole genome shotgun sequence genome, one interval contains:
- the LOC106352594 gene encoding CASP-like protein 5A2, translated as MSVSSASVHPVEAPPPAAAPEATQAPRVRMEDIQGMPATLLGLTLRFFQFFFAAASLSVMASTNDFPSVSAFCYLVAATILQSLWSLALATVDVYAIMVKRSLQNRRLVSLFAIGDGVTSTMTFAAACASAGITVLIDNDLNSCSANHCVQFETSTALAFISWFAALPSFLFNFWSLASSSR; from the exons ATGAGTGTGAGCAGTGCATCGGTCCACCCGGTGGAAGCTCCTCCTCCTGCAGCAGCTCCAGAAGCTACACAAGCGCCACGTGTGAGGATGGAAGATATACAAGGGATGCCTGCAACGTTACTCGGCCTTACACTTCGTTTCTTCCAGTTCTTCTTCGCAGCTGCTTCCCTCTCCGTCATGGCCTCTACCAATGATTTTCCTTCCGTTTCCGCCTTCTG CTATTTAGTTGCAGCCACTATCCTGCAGAGCTTGTGGAGTCTTGCACTAGCCACAGTTGATGTCTATGCCATTATGGTCAAGCGTTCCCTACAGAACCGTCGTCTCGTTAGCTTGTTTGCAATTGGTGATGGG GTGACATCGACGATGACATTTGCAGCAGCGTGTGCATCGGCAGGGATAACGGTTCTGATAGACAACGATCTGAATAGCTGCTCGGCCAACCACTGTGTTCAGTTTGAAACATCAACTGCATTAGCCTTCATTAGCTGGTTTGCTGCTCTCCCTTCTTTTCTCTTCAACTTCTGGTCTCTCGCTTCATCATCCcgttga
- the LOC106352593 gene encoding double-stranded RNA-binding protein 2, protein MYKNQLQELAQRSCFNLPSYTCLREGPDHAPRFKATVNFNGEIFESPHYCSTLRQAEHSAAEVALAALSNRGPSHSLAARILDETGVYKNLLQEIAQRVGAPLPRYTTFRSGLGHQPVFTGTVELAGITFTGDQAKNKKQAEKNAAMAAWSSLKQLAKETSSAMPESENIDELEQVIIARALINYRIKENIGTGSSSSAPVPFAKRFFMQSPRPTSPQPCRAATSRILPFICPQPFSRGRSVSSASVERAIASALENRNYRPQQRFATPGTAPPYVPMRHLRSTCHRGMAPPVTMRTSVPVFSAPPPRPPPHSANTQQQLPSVYVPSMMRAAPVRIAPPVTIRTAAPVFASVRKEEGPLPVRKVNIQNPPKSMTRVDETKVQEKEERTTLVLPDSLEIEEEGGAKPVSKSAKETER, encoded by the exons ATGTACAAGAATCAGCTGCAGGAGCTTGCGCAgaggagctgcttcaatctccCTTCGTACACTTGCCTAAGAGAAGGTCCAGACCACGCGCCGCGGTTCAAGGCCACCGTTAACTTCAACGGCGAGATCTTCGAGAGTCCTCACTACTGTTCCACTCTCCGTCAGGCCGAGCACTCCGCCGCTGAAGTCGCTCTCGCTGCCCTCTCTAATCGCGGCCCTTCTCACTCCCTCGCCGCCAGGATCTTG GATGAGACGGGTGTGTACAAGAACCTCTTGCAAGAAATAGCTCAAAGAGTGGGAGCTCCTCTGCCGCGTTACACCACCTTCAGGTCTGGTCTTGGGCACCAGCCTGTCTTTACTGGCACTGTGGAGTTAGCTGGCATCACGTTCACAGGAGATCAGGCTAAGAACAAGAAGCAAGCAGAGAAGAACGCTGCTATGGCTGCTTGGTCTTCCCTTAAACAAT TGGCGAAAGAAACTTCAAGCGCAATGCCTGAGAGTGAGAACATTGACGAGCTAGAGCAGGTGATTATAGCAAGAGCCTTGATAAACTATCGTATTAAGGAAAATATTGGGACGGGAAGCTCCTCGAGTGCGCCGGTTCCGTTTGCGAAGAGGTTCTTCATGCAGAGCCCTAGACCAACGAGTCCACAGCCTTGTCGTGCAGCCACGTCGAGAATCTTGCCTTTTATTTGCCCGCAGCCTTTTTCTAGAGGCAGATCAGTATCATCAGCTTCTGTTGAAAGAGCCATAGCGTCCGCTTTGGAGAACCGCAACTACCGACCTCAGCAGAGATTTGCAACTCCTGGAACAGCACCTCCTTATGTTCCTATGAGGCATTTAAGATCGACTTGCCACCGTGGGATGGCTCCACCGGTGACGATGAGAACCTCTGTACCGGTCTTCTCTGCACCACCTCCAAGGCCTCCTCCACATTCTGCAAACACTCAGCAGCAGCTACCTTCTGTGTATGTCCCATCCATGATGCGTGCTGCGCCCGTGAGAATCGCGCCACCTGTCACAATCAGAACGGCTGCGCCTGTGTTTGCTTCGGTTAGAAAGGAGGAAGGGCCTTTGCCTGTTAGAAAAGTGAATATCCAAAACCCTCCTAAGTCCATGACTAGAGTAGATGAAACGAAGGTTCAAGAAAAAGAGGAAAGAACAACTCTTGTCTTGCCTGATAGTCTTGAaattgaagaagaaggaggTGCAAAACCAGTTTCAAAGAGTGCAAAGGAAACAGAGAGATAG